Proteins encoded in a region of the Natranaeroarchaeum aerophilus genome:
- a CDS encoding acyl-CoA dehydrogenase family protein gives MDFGLSDEQRAIRDEVRKFAENEVAPVAKEHDVEETFPHEVMDEAAKMGLTGAHIPVEYGGAAYTPLEMSIITEELFAVDPGIGLCITSAAFGADSLMEYGTEDQKERYLEPIAEGEAIMGAAISEPDTGSDVSSVSTRAEKDGDEWVINGNKMWITNGTVGDFFVVMCKTDDVDDRYSGFSQILVESDRDGFEADKITGKLGIRSSDTAELIFDDVRVPEENLIGTRGAGFLQLMQFFDETRTMVAAQGVGIAKGACERALEYAQDREQFGKSISEFQAIQHKLADMHTKTEAARQLTYKSAWSVTNEDDDLTALASMAKEYSSRVAVDVADEAVQIHGGAGFVNDFDVERLYRDAKITQIYEGTSEIQKNIIARELLGKGF, from the coding sequence ATGGACTTTGGGCTCTCAGACGAACAGCGAGCGATCCGCGACGAGGTACGGAAGTTCGCAGAAAACGAGGTCGCACCGGTTGCAAAGGAACACGACGTCGAGGAGACGTTCCCGCACGAGGTGATGGACGAAGCCGCAAAGATGGGCCTGACCGGGGCACACATCCCGGTCGAGTACGGCGGGGCAGCCTACACGCCCCTCGAAATGTCGATCATCACCGAGGAGCTGTTCGCCGTCGATCCAGGTATCGGCCTGTGCATCACAAGCGCCGCGTTCGGGGCCGACTCGCTTATGGAATACGGAACCGAGGATCAAAAAGAGCGCTACCTCGAACCGATCGCTGAAGGCGAGGCGATCATGGGTGCAGCGATCAGTGAACCGGATACCGGTTCGGACGTTTCCAGCGTCTCGACGCGCGCCGAAAAGGACGGAGACGAATGGGTGATCAACGGTAACAAGATGTGGATCACTAACGGTACCGTGGGTGACTTCTTCGTCGTCATGTGCAAGACTGACGACGTTGACGACCGTTACTCCGGATTCTCGCAGATTCTTGTCGAGTCCGACCGTGACGGCTTCGAGGCCGACAAGATCACCGGGAAACTCGGCATTCGCTCGTCCGACACGGCCGAGCTGATATTCGACGACGTACGCGTCCCCGAGGAGAACCTCATCGGGACCCGCGGAGCCGGCTTCCTCCAGTTGATGCAGTTCTTCGACGAAACCCGAACCATGGTCGCAGCACAGGGCGTCGGTATCGCCAAGGGAGCCTGCGAGCGCGCCCTTGAGTACGCGCAGGACCGCGAGCAGTTTGGCAAGTCCATCAGCGAGTTCCAGGCAATCCAGCACAAGCTCGCCGATATGCACACGAAAACGGAGGCCGCACGCCAGCTCACCTACAAGTCCGCCTGGAGCGTCACCAACGAGGACGACGACCTCACCGCGCTGGCATCGATGGCAAAGGAGTACTCCTCACGGGTCGCAGTCGACGTCGCCGACGAAGCCGTCCAGATCCACGGCGGCGCAGGCTTTGTCAACGACTTCGACGTCGAACGGCTCTACCGTGACGCCAAGATCACCCAGATCTACGAGGGAACCTCGGAGATCCAGAAGAACATCATCGCGCGCGAACTGCTCGGCAAAGGGTTCTGA
- a CDS encoding 3-hydroxyacyl-CoA dehydrogenase/enoyl-CoA hydratase family protein — translation MEIDDINSITVLGAGNMGHGIAEVAALAGYDVTLRDINEEFVQSGYDDIEWSLNKLAEKDQISQEDADAALDRVTPLVDVEESVTDADVVIEAVPEKMGIKEDVYTEASEYAPDQAIFATNTSSLSITDLSEFTDNPEQFCGMHFFNPPVRMQLVEVISGEHTDEATLDVIEELAEDFGKTPVRVHRDSPGFIVNRILVPLMNEACWLVHEGEATIEEVDSTTKYGMGLPMGSFELGDQVGNDVSYHVLEYMHDVLGEAYEPCPLLAEKVENEELGKKTGKGFYDYENGGADVPSDQVSESVSDRLTAVMANEVANLIGGDVAEADAIDEAVMLGAGFPNGPAKLADDVGLDHLLETLEDAYEETSAARYEPADYFAEAAEQGGFHGGGEDDDSYEFDTISIETSDDRVGTITLDRPHRMNTISGELLDELGEAIELLEADEEVRSILLVGAGEKAFSAGADVQSMAGSGADPIEAVELSRKGQQTFGKLEDSDLPVVAGIDGYCLGGGMELATCADLRVASERSQLGQPEHNLGLLPGWGGTQRLQQIVGEGRAKEIIFTAERYDPETMADYGFVNDVVGNDELREEAYDLAADLAAGPPIAQRYTKRAMKKGWEDAEAGLEIEAQAFGHLMATDDLMEGVTAFMSDRDPEFEGK, via the coding sequence ATGGAGATTGACGATATCAACAGTATCACAGTTCTGGGTGCGGGTAACATGGGTCATGGAATCGCCGAAGTTGCGGCGCTCGCAGGATACGACGTAACGCTCCGTGATATCAACGAAGAGTTCGTCCAGAGCGGCTACGACGACATCGAGTGGAGCCTGAATAAACTCGCGGAAAAAGACCAGATCAGTCAGGAAGATGCCGACGCCGCGCTCGACCGTGTGACTCCGCTCGTCGACGTCGAAGAGTCGGTCACCGATGCCGATGTGGTCATTGAGGCCGTCCCCGAAAAGATGGGGATCAAGGAGGACGTCTACACGGAGGCCTCCGAGTACGCCCCAGACCAGGCGATTTTCGCGACCAATACGTCATCACTGTCGATCACCGACCTCTCCGAGTTCACCGACAACCCGGAGCAGTTCTGCGGGATGCACTTTTTCAACCCACCGGTCCGGATGCAGTTAGTCGAAGTAATCTCCGGCGAACACACCGACGAGGCGACGCTCGACGTTATCGAAGAACTGGCCGAAGACTTCGGAAAGACACCGGTACGGGTCCACAGGGACAGCCCCGGGTTCATCGTCAATCGCATTCTCGTCCCGCTGATGAACGAGGCCTGCTGGCTCGTCCACGAGGGCGAAGCGACGATCGAGGAAGTCGACAGCACGACCAAGTACGGCATGGGGCTGCCGATGGGTAGTTTCGAGCTAGGCGATCAGGTCGGCAACGACGTGAGCTATCACGTCCTCGAATACATGCACGACGTGCTCGGGGAGGCGTACGAGCCCTGCCCACTACTCGCCGAGAAGGTCGAGAACGAGGAGCTCGGCAAGAAGACCGGGAAGGGATTCTACGACTACGAGAACGGCGGTGCCGACGTCCCATCCGATCAGGTCAGTGAGTCGGTCAGCGATCGCCTGACTGCAGTAATGGCGAACGAAGTCGCGAATCTGATCGGTGGCGATGTCGCCGAGGCCGATGCCATCGACGAGGCGGTCATGCTCGGTGCTGGATTCCCGAATGGCCCGGCAAAGCTCGCTGACGATGTCGGTCTCGACCACTTGCTCGAGACACTCGAAGACGCGTACGAAGAGACGAGTGCTGCCAGGTACGAACCCGCAGACTACTTCGCCGAGGCTGCCGAGCAGGGCGGGTTCCACGGCGGCGGCGAAGACGACGACTCGTACGAGTTTGACACGATCAGCATCGAGACGTCCGACGATCGCGTCGGGACGATAACGCTCGATCGGCCCCACCGGATGAACACCATCAGCGGGGAGCTGCTCGACGAACTCGGCGAAGCAATCGAGCTGCTCGAAGCCGACGAAGAGGTGCGTTCAATCCTTCTCGTCGGTGCGGGTGAGAAGGCGTTCTCTGCCGGTGCGGACGTCCAGAGTATGGCCGGAAGCGGTGCAGATCCGATCGAAGCAGTCGAACTCTCTCGGAAGGGACAGCAGACCTTCGGGAAACTGGAGGATAGTGATCTCCCCGTCGTCGCCGGAATCGACGGCTACTGTCTCGGTGGGGGGATGGAACTCGCAACGTGTGCTGATCTTCGCGTCGCGAGCGAACGGTCACAGCTCGGGCAGCCGGAACACAATCTCGGACTGCTCCCGGGGTGGGGCGGAACCCAGCGACTCCAGCAGATCGTCGGCGAGGGGCGGGCGAAGGAGATAATCTTCACCGCCGAACGCTACGATCCCGAAACGATGGCCGACTATGGCTTCGTCAACGATGTTGTTGGAAACGACGAGTTGCGGGAGGAAGCTTACGACCTCGCGGCGGATCTCGCTGCCGGACCACCGATCGCCCAGCGCTACACCAAACGCGCAATGAAGAAGGGCTGGGAAGACGCCGAGGCGGGGCTAGAAATCGAAGCACAGGCCTTCGGTCACCTGATGGCAACTGACGATCTGATGGAAGGCGTCACTGCATTCATGAGCGATCGCGACCCCGAGTTCGAAGGAAAGTAG